The genomic segment CTATAACTagtaatacaatattatataatcCATCATTATATAAATTAATGAGTCTCTATACCAGTGTAAGTTGAACTTTTTTTGTTGCTCAAATGTTTTCCCATTTAATGTTTTATCCTTGTTTCTGATTAATCTTCAGTTGATTCTTGATCCATTTTAACTTTCTGTGGTCCCAGGGTAAGTTAATAATCTATCAGGAATTCTTGAGTAGTAGCCCATTATGTGAGTCcttttataaaacaaaagagTCTTTTTTGgaatttgaagattttttttttgtattttgattaATCACTCCTGATTTATCAGTTTTAGACATTCAGATTTCTATACAGGCATAGTTCTTTGAAACTGAGCACAAGTAATTTCCtcttttatagttcataattgaaaaaaatcataaatagcATAAGCAGCTCATTTTTTTACATATAAGTAGTTCATTTCTTTAAATGGAGTGATTTAAAGATTTGgaggggtttttgtttgtttttaaagaaaaagggaaagaaaacttcATAAGGAAGTCCAGTTAGAAAGTTTTTCAGAAGAAATGATAAATTCAGAATACTCCCCTGTTCTTTTTCAGTCTTCCTGGGGGAGATGTGAGTCCCAGGGAGCATGAGTCCTTTGTGAAAACCCAGAGGAGGTGGGCATTGACACTTAAACACTGTAGGAAGCTGGCCAGAAAGAATGAGCTTTGAGGTGGTTGCTCAGCTCTCAGGCTGAAAATGACTGTACCATTCAGGGCATCAAGGCTTCATGTTGATGTGGGCTGTTTATTTTGGGGCCTTCCATTTCACAGTGGTACAGTTCTCAGCTGAAGTCCACCTGAAAAAATAAGGATTCTTTCCCCTTCTTAAAATGacctaattcattaaaaaattattgaaggCTTCCAGGGACCAGATCCTATTTTAGGCACTCAGGATCCATGGTGAACAAGCCAAGCAAAGGCCCTTGCCTCCTGCAGATGACATTGTATCAGAGAAGACAGGCAGTAAATAACAAACACAAGAAGCAAGTTCTCCAGTGTGTGGATGGCAGTAAACACTGTGGTAGGGAGTGAAGAACAGGGCAGGGGTCTGCATTCAGGCTTGGGAGGGACTGCATTGTAAACTGGGAAGTCAGGGTGGGACTGAGCAGTGatatttgagcaaagacttgaagggGACGTGAGAGTGAGCCACTGGGTGCTCTGCAGGAGCAGTGTTCCCAGCAGAGAGGGAACAGCCAGCACAAAGGCTCTAAGTCCCTGCTTGTGTCTAACCTGGGGTTCTCAACCCATGCTAATTttgcccccaggggacatttggctaTGCCTGGAGACACTTCAGTTTGCCCCTACTGGGATAAGGGGTGGGATACCACTGGCATGtcctgggtagaggccagggattcaACTAAATGTCCTACCAGGCACAGGATGGGACAGCCTCCCACAGCAAAGAATGATTTTGGCCCAAAATGGCAGTAGTGCTAAGGCTAAGAAACCCTGTGTCTGAGGGGCAGCAAGGAGGCCAAGGAAGGGGCAGACAAGTAGATGAGGTCAGAGGTGACAAAGGCTGGTGGGGTGGCGGTGGCCAGGTCTAGTAGGGCCTTAGGCCAGTGTAGACTTTTGCTTTTACTCCAAGAGAAATGGGGGTCGTTGGAGGCTTTGGAGCAGTAGAAGGACATTAACAGTTACAAGAGTGTCATCTGGCTGTTGGGTGGAAAAATAGGCTGAAGGAGGATAAGGCTGAAATGAGGAAGTTTAAGGGCTGCTGTGGGTACCCAGACAAGAGATGATGGGGCTCAGACCAGGGCGGAAGCAGCTTCATGACTTCTTTGCAACAGCACCATTCAAGGTCGAATTTTAGGTATCAGGTGACACAGTGTTCTTGGGATTCCACACGATCCCCACTCTTTTCATTactatatatcatatattttatgcattttatatAATATCTATCTAGAGATGATACATGGACAGATATGGTTAAGTCACCTTAGCTGAGTTTTTTTACACAATAGGATAACTGATATTTATTGTAACAATCAGTTCACGACAAAACAATCTGACATGGTCAGGCACGATGTAATCTGCCTCTGCCTTAAAATGGCCATGGTAAGGAACAGTCACTCTTGTAAACAGCTCTTTTGTGGTACATTTTTCTAAGCCATACATAACCCTAAATGTACTAAATTGCCTGAAAATGGGATGAGGAGAGTGTCAAAGGTCTAGTACCTAATAAAAAAATGatggaattgctttcctcttTTAGAAATGTATTAAATCATTCAAATAGTTATTCTTCTCTTATTGATCAGCCATAGTAAATGTAGAAACGGCAGAAAACATGAAGAGGTTGCTCACTTACGCTTTTACCCAAAGGTCTCCGACATCTTAGAAGCATCACCTCAAAATGCTATCACGGATGTGTGGCCCCCCTAAAGTGCACATCTCTTGTCCTGTCTGCAACCAAAGATAGTGCGAGCCATGTGACAGCCTGTGGCAGAGGCTGGTCCCCGCCCTGGGGTCAGGCTGCACCTGTCCACAGACAGTATCTCCTCCCATTTATCACTGTGATACATGTAAATGTCATTGTACAGTagtaccatttttttttaagtcatgctGTTCTGAGGAAATGGTAAATTAATCTCCTTGTTGGTGAAAAATAGGCTGTTCTTCAGTCTCTTAATGTTTTTTAAGGCAGTTGTGAAATACAGTTGAGTTCACAAGCTTTTCATTTGTTCTGCCGGTTCTCAGCCCACTGAGCCATGGTGTTGCATTGGGGAGATTTCAGGGAAGAGCACCGGGTATTCCAGATGAAAGTAGCAATGTTGGAAGTCTTCCCTATCCAAGATGATCCCTTCTTCATCCTCTAAGACAGGGTTTCTTCAAGTATGGTCAGTAGATCCCCTACATCAGAATTCCTCCAGGACTTGTTAAAAATTCAATTCTTCGGGGTAaggccaggaatctgcatttcagTGAGCCTCCCAGCTCACAAATATTCTCATTTGCACTCATGTCTGAGAACTGCTATGCTCACACTATGTTGTTAGACAAGTAAAGTGGCCCTCAATGATCAGTCAGCCTGCTCACAGCAACCTCAACACAAACTTGTTAAAAATGGCAGATCTTATCCAAATAGATAATATGCCTCTAAAGATTTGCTTTCTACATGAAAGTGTTGCCCACCATGGTAGACTCCTCTTCCCACTGAATAAGTTTCCCTCAGCAGAGTTTCTGTTCTAGGGAGATTATGGTGGTCACTTCACTTGGCAAGTGGAGAGTTTCCCTGTGGGGCCAATCTTGGCTGACTTCGGAGGCACTTTGATCTAGATGTCTGCTTGAAATGATCATTGCTGTTGTCTCATGtgaccttttctgttttcttgttgaACAGCCAATATGCCAGAGGATTATCCTGATCAGTTTGACGATGTCATGGATTTTATTCAAGCCACCATTAAAAGACTGAAAAGATCACCAGATAAACAAATGGCAGTGCTTCCTAGAAGAGAACGGAACCGGCAGACTGCAGCTGCCCACCCGGAGAACTCCAGGGGTAAAGGTCGGCGAGGCCAGAGGGGTAAAAACCGGGGCTGCGTTTTAACTGCGATACATTTAAATGTCACTGACTTGGGTTTGGGCTATGAAACCAAGGAGGAACTGATTTTTCGGTACTGCAGCGGCTCCTGCGAGACAGCTGAGACAACGTACGACAAAATCTTAAAAAACTTATCCAAAAATAGAAGGCTGGTTAGTGACAAAGTAGGGCAGGCATGTTGTAGACCCATCGCCTTCGATGACGACCTGTCATTTTTAGATGATAACCTGGTTTACCATATTCTAAGAAAGCATTCCGCTAAAAGGTGTGGATGTATCTGACTCCGGCTCCAGAGACCGCTGTGTATTGCATTCCTGCTACAGTGCAAAGAAAGGGACCAAGGTTCCCAGGAAATGTTTGCCCGGATGGAAGATGAGGACCAAGGCAGCagaggaggagcagcaggaggaggaaggcagCCGTCGTGGGAGCCTGGTAGAGTGGGATCCAGCTGCAGACAGCGGGACAGGAGCGAGAGAAAACTGCTGTCTGGATCCTCCCGGGCGGCAGCTGATGCCACCAGCAGCTCAGGGCTGGTGTCCCTGGATGAGCGTTGCCATTGTCATGCCTGACACAGCCCACCGTCCCTGGTCACGGGCACAGTTGCGGATGCACTTGAAACCAAACCAGTGTATCTCCTGTGGTTTGTTTTCACATGTCTGGAGACACCAGGGAAACGGTAATCCCGGTGTCATTCCTTGTCATTATGTTTTACTGCTGAAAGCAAGAAAGGTTTATTTTTCTGTCACTCAGTGGAGACATACCccggaaagggaaaaaaaaaaaaaaagcaaagacacaGAGATAGTAACCTTTGAATTTGAAATTTGAAGCCTGAGGTTTACTACAGCCAGCAGTACAGTTTTTGTGAACGGCTGGTGATTGATTTTGAACATGGTGTGTGGGTAGGAAGAAGTTGGCTAGGAACCAAAAAGGCTGTCCTCATGACTAAAAACAAACCTGAAGGTATTTCCTTTATGTCCTTGGAAACAGGAAACCAGTTGTGGTTTTCGGCagcattcttgcaggagagcgaGTGGGGAGGGCCCCCAGCTGCACAGGGCAGCGAGACCCGCCCGCAGGGCCTGTCGGTTTACAGAGACAGATGTTACATACACCCAGCTCCATTTAGGCGTGGTCACCAGTGACCAGAGAAGCTACTCGATGCAATGCATCTGTTTCAGATACAGAAATATAGAGAAGATA from the Manis pentadactyla isolate mManPen7 chromosome 2, mManPen7.hap1, whole genome shotgun sequence genome contains:
- the GDNF gene encoding glial cell line-derived neurotrophic factor encodes the protein MKLWDVVAVCLVLLHTASSFPLPAGKRPPEAPAEDRSLGRRRAPLALSSDSNMPEDYPDQFDDVMDFIQATIKRLKRSPDKQMAVLPRRERNRQTAAAHPENSRGKGRRGQRGKNRGCVLTAIHLNVTDLGLGYETKEELIFRYCSGSCETAETTYDKILKNLSKNRRLVSDKVGQACCRPIAFDDDLSFLDDNLVYHILRKHSAKRCGCI